From a single Lolium rigidum isolate FL_2022 chromosome 7, APGP_CSIRO_Lrig_0.1, whole genome shotgun sequence genomic region:
- the LOC124672216 gene encoding NADH dehydrogenase [ubiquinone] 1 alpha subcomplex subunit 6-like, whose product MAFIQRAVKVPPNSASLEEARHRVFDFFRQACRSIPSVMEIYNLDDVVTPAQLRSSISQQIRKNKGVSDPKVIDMLLFNGMEELNNITEHAKQRHHIIGQYVVGHKGLVQDLDSKDQGSSEFLKKFYTSNY is encoded by the exons ATGGCGTTCATCCAGCGCGCGGTGAAGGTGCCGCCGAACTCGGCGTCGCTGGAGGAGGCGCGGCACCGCGTGTTCGACTTCTTCAGGCAGGCGTGCCGCTCCATCCCCTCCGTCATGGAGATCTACAACCTCGACGACGTCGTCACGCCCGCCCAGCTCCGCTCCAGCATCTCCCAGCAGATCCGCAAGAACAAGGGCGTCTCCGACCCTAAG GTCATTGATATGCTTCTCTTCAACGGGATGGAGGAGCTGAACAACATTACTGAGCACGCGAAGCAGCGCCATCACATCATCGGCCAGTATGTGGTTGGACATAAGGGTCTGGTGCAGGACCTGGACTCCAAGGACCAAGGGAGCTCTGAGTTCCTGAAAAAATTCTACACCAGCAATTACTAG
- the LOC124672212 gene encoding probable protein arginine N-methyltransferase 3, whose protein sequence is MATHARELPPKQELLRDDGEDYEDDEEEEGEEGWDDWESDGEGGGGGLLCLFCSSRFDSEGSLFAHCGSEHRFDFQKVVRELGLDFYGCIKLINFVRSKVAENKCWSCGQAFAGNSELCSHLHVAEVSQLEGKVPWAEDSYLKPFMEDDSLLHSLSIFDDDEEEDCGMPVERGECSAGNGRSAGPHGNGLSTVIDDCSDISARFEKAVSTGGDKNGSLLEEQTDRQLKITRAGVTAKEIKSVDDNYFGSYSSFGIHREMLGDKVRTDAYRDALLENPSLINGATVLDVGCGTGILSLFAAKAGASKVVAVDGSAKMSSVATQVAKINGLLYDENTKVEQNRSPHVISVVHTKAEELNHKIKIPPNGFDVLVSEWMGYCLLYESMLSSVIYARDHFLKPGGAILPDTATILGAGFGRGGTSLPFWENVYGFDMSCIGKEVTGSSARFPLVDILPSQDIVTDTAVLHSFDLASMNESDMDFTSSLELGLSGSDAAVPGVTWCYGIVLWFDTGFTDRFCKDKPVILSTSPLSTPTHWSQTIFTFEEPIAMTHDESVADSSASVGTAECPAVTVRSRISIVRASEHRSIDISIETTGISSNGRKHSWPAQIFNL, encoded by the exons ATGGCGACCCACGCGCGCGAGCTCCCTCCCAAGCAAGAGCTGCTCCGCGACGACGGCGAAGactacgaggacgacgaggaggaggagggcgaggaggGGTGGGACGACTGGGAGTcggacggcgagggcggcggcggcggcctcctctgCCTGTTCTGCAGCTCGCGGTTCGACTCGGAGGGCTCCCTCTTCGCGCACTGCGGCTCCGAGCACCGGTTCGATTTCCAGAAGGTCGTGAGGGAGCTCGGGCTCGATTTCTACGGGTGCATCAAGCTCATCAATTTCGTTCGGTCCAAG GTTGCGGAGAACAAGTGTTGGAGCTGCGGCCAAGCTTTCGCTGGGAACAGCGAATTATGCAGCCACTTGCATGTAGCAGAGGTTTCCCAACTCGAGGGGAAGGTTCCATGGGCGGAGGATTCGTACTTGAAACCTTTCATGGAAGACGACTCGCTTCTGCACAGTTTGTCCATCTTTGatgacgacgaagaggaggattGTGGAATGCCAGTGGAAAGAGGGGAGTGTTCGGCGGGCAATGGGAGGTCAGCTGGGCCCCATGGTAACGGTCTGAGCACCGTTATTGACGATTGTTCTGACATCAGTGCTAGATTTGAGAAAGCAGTTAGTACTGGTGGAGATAAGAATGGGTCTCTTTTGGAGGAACAGACTGATAGGCAGCTGAAGATTACACGCGCTGGTGTGACTGCCAAGGAAATTAAAAGTGTGGATGATAACTACTTTGGGTCTTATAGTTCGTTTGGCATTCATAGGGAGATGCTTGGCGACAAA GTAAGAACAGATGCTTATAGAGATGCCCTTTTGGAAAATCCGAGCCTCATAAATGGAGCGACTGTATTGGATGTTGGCTGTGGTACAGGAATTCTAAG TCTCTTTGCAGCGAAGGCTGGTGCTTCTAAGGTTGTTGCTGTTGATGGGAGTGCAAAGATGTCTTCTGTGGCTACCCAA GTTGCCAAAATCAATGGTCTATTATATGATGAAAATACAAAAGTTGAACAAAACCGTAGTCCTCATGTGATAAGTGTGGTGCATACCAAGGCTGAAGAGCTAAACCACAAGATCAAAATTCCACCGAATGGCTTTGATGTGTTAGTGAGCGAGTGGATGGGTTATTGCCTACTGTATGAATCCATGCTCAGTTCAGTTATATATGCCCGCGATCATTTCCTGAAACCTGGTGGTGCTATTCTCCCAGATACTGCAACAATT CTTGGTGCTGGTTTTGGGAGAGGTGGAACTAGCTTGCCATTTTGGGAAAATGTGTATGGCTTTGATATGTCATGTATTGGCAAAGAAGTAACAGGGAGTTCAGCTCGATTTCCCCTTGTTGATATACTTCCTTCTCAAGATATTGTGACAGATACTGCTGTACTCCAT TCATTTGATCTGGCATCTATGAATGAAAGCGATATGGATTTCACCTCAAGCTTGGAGCTAGGGCTGAGCGGAAGTGATGCAGCTGTACCAGGAGTAACCTGGTGCTATGGTATTGTCTTATGGTTTGACACGGGCTTCACAGACAGATTCTGCAAGGACAAGCCCGTCATCCTATCCACCTCTCCGCTCTCCACGCCAACTCACTGGTCGCAAACAATCTTCACCTTTGAAGAGCCCATCGCAATGACACATGATGAATCAGTGGCTGATTCATCTGCATCAGTTGGCACGGCTGAGTGCCCAGCTGTCACGGTCAGATCCCGCATAAGCATTGTGAGGGCCTCTGAGCACCGCAGCATAGACATATCGATTGAAACTACAGGGATCAGCTCAAATGGCCGGAAGCACAGCTGGCCAGCTCAGATCTTCAACCTGTGA
- the LOC124673512 gene encoding thymidylate kinase-like yields MTALVRLAGRAVSWSRGATTAAPRGLSVFSPRRSAFQGARMANAGGGRGALIVLEGLDRSGKSSQCARLLSFLQGKGCATEGWRFPDRDTSVGKMISAYLANESQLDDRTIHLLFSANRWEKRSLMESKLLGGTTLVVDRYSYSGVAFSAAKGIDIEWCKAPEVGLLAPDLVIYLDVQPEKAAERGGYGGERYERVEFQKSVAQHYHSLRDSTWKVVDGSLPMETVEEQLRELAMNCISECQEKQLTNLAW; encoded by the exons ATGACCGCGCTGGTTCGGCTCGCCGGAAGAGCAGTTTCTTGGAGCAG GGGCGCCACCACCGCGGCGCCGCGCGGCCTCAGCGTGTTCTCTCCGCGCAGGAGCGCGTTCCAGGGTGCGAGGATGGCGAACGCCGGCGGGGGCCGCGGCGCCCTCATAGTCCTGGAAGGGCTGGACCGGAGCGGCAAGTCGTCGCAGTGCGCGCGGCTGCTGTCCTTCCTGCAAGGGAAAGGCTGCGCGACCGAAGGGTGGAGGTTCCCCGACCGGGACACCAGCGTCGGGAAGATGATCTCCGCCTACCTCGCCAACGAGTCGCAGCTCGACGACCGGACCATCCACTTGCTCTTCAGCGCCAACCGCTGGGAGAAGAG AAGTTTGATGGAGAGCAAGCTGCTTGGTGGAACTACACTGGTTGTCGACCGCTACTCTTATTCCGGAGTGGCATTTTCAGCTGCTAAAGGAATTGACATTGAGTGGTGCAAG GCCCCTGAAGTTGGACTGCTAGCTCCTGATCTTGTGATATATCTTGATGTACAACCAGAG AAAGCGGCTGAAAGAGGAGGCTATGGGGGTGAAAGATATGAAAGAGTCGAGTTCCAAAAGAGCGTTGCTCAGCATTACCATTCACTCCGTGATTCAACATGGAAG GTTGTTGATGGTTCCCTTCCCATGGAGACCGTGGAAGAACAGCTAAGAGAGCTAGCAATGAATTGCATTTCAGAATGCCAGGAGAAGCAACTTACCAATTTGGCCTGGTAG